A window of Paenibacillus sp. 19GGS1-52 contains these coding sequences:
- a CDS encoding TraR/DksA C4-type zinc finger protein has protein sequence MTHLTVQQLSQLRTLLTQQQADIQHRLKNNEHYGLQESMRDSTGELSEIDNHPADAATELYNRSMDISLLERDEHELDNIDAALSAMDEGTYGLCLTCGNPIPIERLSAIPSTRYCREHNPGQNAPFTRPVEEEFLSPPFGRTSLDERDGQNGFDGEDAWQIVESWGNSDSPAMAEGSNIDSYNDMEIEADETEGFVEPWENFIATDIEGNHVTVVKGRSYRHYMESGEGDYLLDPLGKKDRE, from the coding sequence ATGACGCACCTAACCGTACAACAGCTCTCACAGTTGCGTACTCTTCTTACCCAGCAGCAGGCAGATATTCAGCATAGGCTTAAGAATAATGAGCATTATGGTTTGCAGGAATCCATGCGCGATAGTACTGGTGAGCTGTCTGAAATCGATAACCATCCCGCCGATGCTGCCACTGAGCTTTATAACCGCTCCATGGATATCTCCCTGCTGGAACGGGATGAGCATGAGCTGGATAATATCGACGCTGCCCTGAGCGCCATGGATGAAGGCACCTACGGTCTATGCCTTACGTGCGGCAACCCGATCCCAATTGAACGCTTATCCGCCATTCCCTCTACCCGCTACTGCAGAGAGCACAACCCCGGTCAAAATGCACCGTTCACACGGCCTGTGGAAGAGGAATTTCTATCTCCTCCCTTTGGTCGGACCAGTCTCGACGAGCGCGATGGCCAGAATGGCTTTGACGGCGAAGACGCCTGGCAGATTGTTGAAAGCTGGGGCAATTCAGACTCCCCGGCCATGGCCGAGGGCAGCAATATTGATTCTTATAACGATATGGAAATTGAAGCAGATGAAACCGAAGGTTTCGTTGAGCCGTGGGAGAACTTTATCGCTACCGATATTGAAGGAAACCATGTGACCGTAGTGAAGGGCCGTAGCTACCGACATTATATGGAGAGCGGCGAAGGAGACTATCTGCTCGATCCGCTTGGCAAAAAAGACCGGGAGTAG
- the lspA gene encoding signal peptidase II, whose translation MVYYLIALIVFLLDQGTKYLIATRLELAEQIPVIGNFFLITSHRNSGAAFGILEGQQWFFFLVTIAVVAGIVWYLNKARATRKLLPLALGLVLGGAVGNFLDRMLNGEVVDFLMFNFGSYTFPIFNVADSCIVIGVALIILDSLRDLKGGDEITEVKEVKEGNE comes from the coding sequence GTGGTGTACTATCTGATTGCTCTTATTGTATTTTTGCTGGACCAGGGAACGAAATATTTAATTGCTACTCGCCTGGAACTGGCTGAACAGATCCCTGTGATCGGGAACTTCTTCCTGATTACCTCCCACCGCAACAGCGGAGCGGCATTTGGCATTCTTGAAGGTCAGCAATGGTTCTTTTTTCTGGTTACGATTGCAGTCGTTGCGGGTATTGTCTGGTACTTGAATAAGGCTAGAGCTACACGGAAACTACTGCCTTTGGCGCTTGGACTTGTGCTTGGCGGAGCTGTAGGCAACTTTTTGGACCGGATGCTAAATGGCGAGGTCGTTGATTTCCTGATGTTTAATTTCGGCAGCTACACCTTCCCGATTTTTAATGTGGCGGATTCCTGTATCGTGATCGGGGTAGCGCTTATCATTCTGGATTCGCTGCGTGATCTTAAGGGCGGAGACGAAATAACTGAAGTAAAGGAAGTAAAAGAAGGGAATGAATGA